In Akkermansia muciniphila, one DNA window encodes the following:
- a CDS encoding AGE family epimerase/isomerase: MAATLDMPSLGKFYRRQLLEDVLPFWFPRAYDEKNGGLYHCFDADGTLVDSDKSVWAQGRMAWMLLTMYNSIEKNPDWLKWAESALEFLKTKCVDPTDGRMFFHVAADGTPIRKRRYAYSESFAAIAFAAHARATGSRDSAREARHWFDIFTDNCFTPGKMVPKFTGERPTTGLGTRMITLNTAQEMRKYLGDDDGFYTGWTDRCINDLRTLFMKPDIQAVMEVVGTDGSIIDHFDERTLNPGHTTEGGWFVLEEARHRGNDPELIKVGCDMIDWAFARGWDKENGGMLYYTDVYNKPVQEYWHNMKFWWPHDEALIAMTLAYKLTGEERYAIRHDMVRNWAFSHFQDAQHGDWFGYLNKDGSRANTLKGSLWKSFFHHPRAMWCCAHYCGAI, encoded by the coding sequence ATGGCTGCAACTCTTGATATGCCCTCCCTGGGCAAGTTCTACCGCCGCCAGCTTCTGGAAGACGTTCTGCCGTTCTGGTTCCCCCGTGCCTACGACGAAAAAAACGGTGGTCTTTACCACTGTTTTGACGCAGACGGCACACTGGTGGACTCCGACAAATCCGTCTGGGCCCAGGGCCGTATGGCATGGATGCTGCTGACGATGTACAACAGCATCGAAAAGAATCCGGACTGGCTCAAATGGGCGGAAAGCGCTCTGGAATTCCTGAAAACCAAGTGCGTTGACCCAACGGACGGCCGCATGTTCTTTCATGTAGCCGCCGACGGCACCCCCATCCGTAAACGCCGCTACGCCTACAGCGAATCTTTCGCCGCCATCGCCTTTGCAGCGCACGCCAGGGCGACCGGCAGCCGGGATTCCGCCCGTGAAGCCCGCCACTGGTTCGACATCTTCACGGACAACTGCTTCACTCCCGGCAAGATGGTTCCCAAGTTCACCGGGGAACGCCCCACGACCGGCCTCGGCACCCGCATGATTACGCTGAACACAGCTCAGGAAATGCGCAAGTACCTGGGAGATGACGACGGCTTCTATACCGGCTGGACAGACCGCTGCATCAACGATCTCCGCACCCTGTTCATGAAACCTGACATCCAGGCAGTCATGGAAGTGGTGGGAACGGACGGCTCCATCATCGACCACTTCGATGAACGCACCCTGAACCCCGGCCACACTACAGAGGGAGGATGGTTCGTGCTGGAAGAAGCCCGCCATCGCGGCAATGACCCCGAACTCATCAAGGTGGGCTGCGACATGATTGACTGGGCATTCGCCCGCGGCTGGGATAAGGAAAACGGCGGCATGCTGTACTACACGGACGTGTACAACAAGCCCGTCCAGGAATACTGGCACAACATGAAGTTCTGGTGGCCGCATGATGAAGCGCTCATCGCCATGACGCTCGCCTACAAGCTCACAGGGGAAGAACGCTATGCCATCCGCCACGACATGGTGCGCAACTGGGCTTTCTCCCACTTCCAGGACGCGCAGCACGGCGACTGGTTCGGCTATCTGAATAAGGACGGTTCCCGGGCCAACACCCTCAAGGGAAGCCTCTGGAAATCCTTCTTCCACCATCCCCGCGCCATGTGGTGCTGCGCCCACTACTGCGGAGCCATTTAA
- a CDS encoding pyridoxamine 5'-phosphate oxidase family protein, protein MRRKDREVTRHGDLLGMIARFKVCRLGLWDGREVYIVPLNFGYEEKNGSLSLFFHCAREGRKLDILQNRPEVSFEMDGDHVLLEGDMPCRYSYAYGCVMGRGVVEFLRGDEEKMHALRRIMLHQTGRDADFTPGMVRSVCVLRLKVEAISAKLHACPEPPPSR, encoded by the coding sequence ATGAGAAGAAAAGACAGGGAAGTAACCCGGCATGGGGATTTGCTGGGAATGATCGCCCGGTTTAAGGTGTGCCGCCTGGGGCTGTGGGACGGCAGGGAGGTGTATATAGTTCCTCTCAACTTCGGTTATGAAGAAAAAAATGGTTCCCTGAGCCTGTTTTTCCACTGCGCCAGGGAAGGAAGGAAGCTGGATATCCTGCAAAACCGTCCGGAGGTTTCTTTTGAAATGGATGGGGATCATGTGTTGCTGGAGGGGGATATGCCGTGCCGGTACAGTTACGCCTACGGCTGCGTCATGGGGCGTGGCGTCGTCGAATTTCTCCGGGGGGATGAGGAAAAGATGCATGCCTTGCGCCGCATCATGCTGCACCAGACGGGCAGGGATGCGGATTTTACCCCCGGCATGGTCCGTTCCGTATGTGTTCTGCGTCTTAAGGTGGAGGCCATCAGCGCCAAACTTCATGCGTGCCCGGAACCTCCTCCCTCCCGTTGA
- a CDS encoding pyrimidine dimer DNA glycosylase/endonuclease V, with protein MRLWSLHPSYLDAVGLVALWREGLLARKVLQGQTKGYIHHPQLFRFRETGNPIHVLDFYLKTVHDESIRRGYHFDLSKISPCEVRPPSLLLPDKQLEYEFLHLLDKLKERSPRQYSLLRQTASILPHPIFQVEPGDICCWEKRLFYN; from the coding sequence ATGAGACTCTGGTCACTCCACCCCTCTTACCTGGATGCTGTCGGCCTGGTTGCCCTGTGGAGAGAAGGCCTCCTGGCACGCAAAGTTTTGCAGGGGCAGACAAAAGGCTATATCCATCATCCCCAGCTCTTCCGCTTCCGGGAGACGGGAAACCCCATTCATGTCCTGGATTTCTACCTGAAAACCGTCCATGACGAATCCATCCGCAGAGGCTACCATTTTGATTTAAGCAAAATTTCTCCCTGTGAAGTCCGGCCTCCTTCCCTTCTACTTCCGGATAAACAGCTCGAATACGAATTCCTTCATCTTCTGGACAAGCTCAAGGAAAGGTCTCCGCGGCAATATTCCCTGTTGCGGCAAACGGCCTCCATTCTTCCTCACCCCATTTTCCAAGTAGAACCCGGAGATATTTGCTGCTGGGAGAAAAGGCTTTTTTATAATTAA
- a CDS encoding anthranilate synthase component II gives MSQPNVWIIDHRDSFTWNLAELVRKTGMAVPRVVSNESPELEQAVQAGEKLILSPGPGTVEDDCHRATFRLLEHLPRFTPVLGVCLGHQILGVRFGARLEHLSRPLHGAREFIRRTEQCPILEGLPEQFPAALYHSWRLASFPWPAELIVTARDSGKNVQAIRHRHLPLYGIQFHPESILTPDGEALLRNFLSLPAGSREKRRIQ, from the coding sequence ATGAGTCAACCGAACGTCTGGATCATCGACCACCGGGATTCCTTCACCTGGAACCTTGCAGAACTCGTCAGAAAGACGGGAATGGCCGTTCCGCGCGTGGTTTCCAATGAATCACCGGAACTGGAACAGGCGGTTCAGGCGGGGGAAAAGCTCATCCTGTCTCCCGGTCCGGGAACGGTGGAGGATGACTGCCACCGGGCCACCTTCCGCCTTCTGGAGCACCTGCCCCGTTTTACTCCGGTGCTGGGCGTATGCCTAGGGCATCAGATCCTGGGCGTGCGCTTCGGAGCCCGTCTGGAACACCTTTCCCGGCCCCTTCACGGAGCGCGGGAATTCATACGCAGAACGGAACAGTGTCCCATCCTGGAGGGATTGCCGGAACAATTTCCCGCCGCGCTTTACCATTCCTGGCGTCTTGCCTCCTTCCCCTGGCCGGCGGAGCTGATTGTCACGGCTAGGGATTCCGGAAAAAACGTGCAGGCCATCCGCCACAGGCATCTCCCTCTTTACGGCATTCAGTTCCATCCGGAATCCATCCTGACGCCGGACGGAGAAGCGCTGCTCCGGAACTTCCTGTCCCTTCCGGCAGGAAGCCGGGAAAAACGGCGCATCCAATGA
- a CDS encoding PA14 domain-containing protein, with protein MNMILPILSFLCGVMLTEAASGSSGEGKPSPGVVQELWFGIPGASVKDLTHRKIFETAAPDVRTISNLDVENQGDRYGARYTALLKVPASGKYRLYLSSDDSAELWLGKDATQKDMTCIATVKGYSDIHNWGNQPNQASEPIQLEADRFYFLQVVHKEDGGPDHMSVAWSGPGIPSPVIIPATALFIPPGILPEEKKQSPAKAD; from the coding sequence ATGAACATGATTCTACCCATCCTGAGCTTTCTGTGCGGCGTCATGCTGACGGAAGCGGCTTCCGGCTCTTCCGGGGAGGGAAAGCCTTCTCCCGGCGTAGTGCAGGAATTATGGTTCGGCATTCCGGGAGCATCCGTAAAGGATTTGACCCACAGGAAGATTTTTGAAACGGCGGCCCCGGATGTCCGCACGATCAGCAATCTGGATGTGGAAAACCAGGGGGACAGGTACGGGGCCCGTTACACAGCCCTTCTGAAAGTCCCGGCAAGCGGGAAGTACCGCCTTTACCTGTCTTCCGATGATTCCGCAGAATTATGGCTGGGCAAGGATGCTACCCAGAAGGACATGACCTGCATCGCCACCGTCAAAGGATATTCCGACATCCATAATTGGGGCAATCAGCCCAACCAGGCTTCCGAACCTATCCAACTGGAGGCGGACCGGTTTTATTTCCTTCAGGTGGTTCACAAGGAGGATGGAGGCCCGGACCACATGTCCGTAGCCTGGTCCGGGCCGGGCATCCCCTCTCCCGTCATCATCCCTGCCACGGCGCTGTTCATACCTCCCGGTATCCTGCCGGAAGAAAAAAAGCAATCCCCGGCCAAAGCGGACTGA
- a CDS encoding aminotransferase class IV, whose translation MCRLIFETVKWENGAPCLLPWHQRRVEAAISVHGSKSAPVPDLASVLSGCSGPEGRGVYKCHITYDTRGKVIRTSFEPYRPRQVKTLTCVEMPGLDYSCKWEDRTELLAAGAGLACDEEALILRNGMVADTRYSNVVFGDGSSWVTPETFLLPGTKRAFLLSRGDIQECSVKAEDIGKFRFCSLINAMLDPGDVVVRTEDIILR comes from the coding sequence ATGTGCCGTTTGATTTTTGAAACCGTCAAATGGGAGAATGGCGCTCCCTGCCTGCTTCCCTGGCACCAGCGGAGGGTGGAGGCCGCCATCAGTGTTCATGGCTCGAAAAGCGCCCCCGTTCCCGATCTGGCCTCCGTTCTTTCGGGCTGTTCCGGCCCGGAGGGCCGCGGCGTTTACAAATGCCATATCACGTATGATACGCGGGGAAAGGTGATCCGCACCTCTTTTGAACCTTACCGTCCCCGGCAGGTGAAGACGTTGACGTGTGTGGAAATGCCCGGCCTGGATTATTCATGCAAGTGGGAGGATCGGACAGAGCTTCTGGCGGCAGGGGCGGGACTGGCCTGTGACGAAGAAGCTCTGATTCTCCGGAACGGGATGGTGGCGGATACGCGGTACAGCAACGTGGTGTTCGGGGACGGTTCCTCCTGGGTTACTCCGGAAACTTTTCTGCTTCCGGGAACCAAGCGCGCCTTCCTGTTGTCCCGCGGAGACATTCAGGAATGTTCCGTAAAAGCGGAAGATATAGGCAAATTCCGTTTCTGTTCCCTGATTAACGCCATGCTGGATCCCGGAGATGTGGTGGTGCGGACGGAGGATATCATCCTGCGTTGA
- a CDS encoding NADH:flavin oxidoreductase, with product MNAQDELKIRDMEILFQPFHSRKLNTPTRIVLPAMTRGFSPNGVPTDQVAAYYKRRAGHEVGLIITEGTFIDEPSASPSSNYPNFFGGASLRGWKKVLEAVHATDCKIAPQLWHVGMARPFKGEDLPHPELPPIGPSGIDVNTLEQTAEPMSISKIEEVINAFAKAAADAKRLGFDGVELHGAHGYLIDQFFWKETNRRTDEYGGDLTGRTRFASRIIHAVRKAVGSRFPIIFRFSQWKTGHYDAKLAYTPEELEAFLAPLTDAGVDIFDCSTRRFWEPEFEGSRLNLAGWTRKLTGKPTISVGSVGLKGDFTNAFDGGPEAEAASVEPLVERLKAGEFDLIAVGRALLADAEWAEKIRHAREKEIHLFTKEDLKTLK from the coding sequence ATGAATGCACAGGACGAACTCAAGATCAGGGACATGGAAATCCTGTTCCAGCCTTTCCACTCACGCAAGCTCAACACTCCCACCCGCATCGTCCTCCCCGCCATGACCCGGGGATTTTCTCCCAACGGGGTTCCCACGGACCAGGTAGCCGCTTATTACAAAAGGCGGGCCGGGCATGAAGTAGGGCTCATCATCACGGAAGGCACGTTCATTGACGAGCCCAGCGCCTCACCTTCCTCCAACTATCCCAATTTCTTCGGGGGAGCCTCCCTGCGGGGATGGAAAAAGGTGCTGGAAGCCGTTCACGCTACGGATTGCAAAATAGCCCCGCAACTCTGGCATGTAGGCATGGCCCGGCCCTTCAAGGGAGAAGACCTGCCCCATCCGGAGCTGCCGCCCATCGGGCCTTCCGGAATTGACGTAAACACGCTGGAACAGACGGCTGAACCGATGAGCATCTCCAAAATTGAGGAGGTTATCAATGCTTTTGCGAAGGCGGCCGCAGACGCCAAACGGCTGGGTTTTGACGGTGTGGAACTGCACGGAGCGCACGGCTACCTGATTGACCAGTTTTTCTGGAAGGAGACCAACAGGCGCACGGACGAATACGGAGGCGACCTGACAGGCCGAACCCGTTTTGCCAGCCGCATCATCCATGCTGTCCGCAAGGCGGTGGGCAGCCGATTCCCCATCATCTTCCGCTTCTCCCAATGGAAAACGGGCCATTATGACGCCAAGCTGGCGTATACCCCCGAGGAATTGGAAGCTTTTCTGGCTCCGCTGACGGATGCGGGCGTGGATATCTTCGACTGTTCCACGCGCCGTTTTTGGGAACCGGAATTTGAAGGTTCCCGCCTCAACCTGGCCGGCTGGACCAGGAAACTTACCGGAAAACCCACGATTTCCGTCGGCTCTGTGGGGCTTAAGGGAGATTTTACTAATGCCTTTGACGGAGGGCCGGAAGCGGAGGCCGCCAGTGTGGAACCGCTGGTGGAACGGCTGAAAGCAGGGGAATTTGACCTGATTGCCGTAGGCCGCGCCCTGCTGGCGGATGCGGAATGGGCGGAAAAAATACGCCATGCGCGGGAAAAAGAAATCCACCTGTTTACGAAGGAAGACCTGAAAACGCTGAAATAA
- a CDS encoding TIGR02206 family membrane protein, with protein MDLFMTGEMAPLFVRWSLPHWAALGIVALAAGGLLWGCRRLRMESRSLVGKILGGVFLLTFLMETFGRIVREHWEPWQDRLPLHFCSLMTLVCFIALWFRTPWACAVAYFGVLTASVQGLITPMLHDGFPSAAFFAFFVGHGLLLISALYLPAVLQWRARPWDDMRALGLCDAYLVLIIPVNIWLDTNYGFTRYAPAGTVLEYFGSVPWYLLTLQIPALVLLRLLYLTVRVRKK; from the coding sequence ATGGATCTTTTTATGACCGGAGAAATGGCGCCCCTGTTTGTCCGTTGGAGCCTGCCGCACTGGGCTGCCCTGGGCATCGTGGCCCTGGCCGCAGGGGGGCTCCTGTGGGGATGCCGGCGGCTCCGGATGGAGAGCCGTTCGCTTGTGGGAAAGATTCTGGGAGGGGTTTTCCTGTTGACGTTTCTGATGGAAACATTCGGCCGCATCGTCAGAGAACATTGGGAACCCTGGCAGGACAGGCTTCCGCTGCATTTTTGCAGTCTGATGACGCTGGTCTGTTTTATTGCCCTGTGGTTCCGCACGCCCTGGGCATGCGCCGTGGCGTATTTCGGCGTGCTGACGGCGAGCGTCCAGGGACTGATTACACCCATGCTTCATGACGGTTTTCCCTCCGCCGCCTTTTTCGCCTTTTTCGTTGGGCACGGGCTTTTATTGATTTCCGCCCTTTACCTTCCCGCCGTCCTGCAATGGCGCGCGCGGCCGTGGGACGACATGCGGGCTCTGGGTTTGTGCGACGCCTACCTGGTTTTGATTATTCCGGTGAATATCTGGCTGGATACGAATTACGGTTTTACCCGGTATGCCCCGGCTGGAACTGTTCTGGAATATTTCGGTTCCGTTCCGTGGTATTTGCTGACGCTTCAGATTCCGGCCCTGGTTCTTTTGCGGCTGTTGTACCTGACTGTCCGCGTCAGGAAGAAATAA
- a CDS encoding cytidylate kinase family protein — protein sequence MEDYRVRRSFGEHVLRCSVLIAALFIMSLGIALSAKADLGVSPISCTPYVLSLAFPLTMGTVTILMHLSFVAVQAALLKRQFRPAHLLQIPIVFIFGILTDFSMWLMAPLEPDGYLWSVILCLFSCVVIGFGVFLQVKADAVLLAAEGMSLAFVKLFKWEFGAVKTGVDCTLVCIGMACSLIFLPGLTGIREGTVVAAVLVGMIVRFFNRHVFWPDRLLERLANPGASGELLSLAQTAVYAPDAPLVISIDREYGSGGHAIGKMLAEKLGIRFYDSELVYLTASQSGLTPDYIRKHEQQLSSRFLHELYAQNYAYTAEELPPEDAAFLAQSKVIRDITVGQACVIVGRCANFILKGRPNLFSVFLHADRNTRMQRVIENYGVKPGGAARAMDIMDARRRTHCLHYTGQELGNARLYNLCVNTSDYGLERTVELILEAINTRTEQSSSVETVPVRSASFPEPEAGSIPGEISLA from the coding sequence ATGGAAGATTATCGTGTCCGGAGAAGCTTTGGAGAACATGTCCTGCGCTGCTCCGTCCTGATTGCAGCCCTCTTCATCATGTCTCTGGGCATCGCTCTGTCCGCCAAGGCAGACCTGGGGGTCTCCCCCATCTCCTGCACGCCCTATGTGCTCAGCCTGGCATTTCCGCTAACCATGGGAACCGTCACCATCCTCATGCATCTGAGTTTTGTAGCCGTGCAGGCGGCCCTGCTGAAAAGACAGTTCCGTCCGGCTCATCTGCTCCAGATTCCCATTGTTTTTATCTTCGGCATTCTGACGGATTTTTCCATGTGGCTCATGGCGCCTCTGGAACCGGACGGATACCTGTGGTCCGTTATTCTCTGCCTGTTCAGCTGCGTGGTCATCGGGTTCGGCGTCTTTCTTCAGGTTAAGGCGGATGCCGTTCTTCTGGCCGCGGAAGGAATGAGCCTGGCCTTCGTCAAACTCTTCAAATGGGAATTCGGCGCCGTAAAAACCGGGGTGGACTGCACGCTCGTCTGCATCGGCATGGCCTGTTCCCTCATCTTTCTGCCCGGATTGACGGGCATACGGGAAGGAACCGTGGTGGCCGCCGTCCTGGTGGGAATGATCGTCCGTTTTTTCAACAGACACGTCTTCTGGCCGGACAGGCTCCTGGAACGGCTGGCAAACCCTGGAGCCTCAGGCGAACTTCTTTCGCTGGCGCAAACAGCCGTTTATGCTCCGGACGCCCCTCTGGTCATTTCCATTGACCGGGAATACGGTTCCGGCGGCCATGCCATCGGGAAAATGCTGGCGGAAAAGCTGGGCATCCGATTTTACGACTCGGAACTGGTGTACCTCACGGCCTCCCAGAGCGGCCTCACTCCGGACTACATCCGCAAGCACGAACAACAGCTTTCCAGTCGCTTCCTGCATGAACTCTACGCCCAGAACTACGCCTACACAGCGGAGGAACTGCCTCCGGAAGACGCCGCCTTCCTGGCCCAGAGCAAAGTTATCCGGGACATTACGGTCGGTCAGGCGTGCGTCATCGTGGGCCGCTGCGCCAACTTCATCCTGAAAGGGAGGCCCAACCTGTTCAGTGTTTTCCTTCATGCGGACAGGAACACGCGCATGCAGCGCGTTATTGAAAACTACGGGGTAAAACCTGGCGGCGCAGCCCGGGCCATGGATATCATGGACGCCCGCCGCCGCACCCACTGCCTGCACTACACCGGGCAGGAACTGGGCAATGCACGCCTCTACAACTTGTGCGTCAACACGTCCGACTATGGCCTGGAGCGCACGGTGGAACTGATTCTGGAAGCCATCAACACCAGAACCGAACAATCTTCCTCTGTAGAAACGGTTCCCGTCCGCTCCGCATCTTTTCCCGAACCGGAGGCCGGCAGCATTCCCGGAGAAATATCCCTGGCCTGA
- a CDS encoding aminodeoxychorismate synthase component I, which produces MYTREQTISRMNALGRAECPFFFVISHDMGHNLLFEPSETERERMAAFSLPLGAMGSQDSEAPLPERLRFIPSPQPMSRYAASFASVRNHLMRGDSYLLNLCVSTPVETNLTLRHLFRFARAPYRMLLGPDARISGVHGRGCVCFSPEPFVTVRGCSISTFPMKGTAPSATQEARRWLETDEKENRESATIVDLMRNDLSMVATGVRVKRYRYISPVETSKGSILQCSSEISGLLPENWRSRLGEILLKLLPAGSVTGAPKEATCRAIAEAENMERGFYTGIFGFFNGRDLDSAVSIRFMEEDERGMIYKSGGGITVMSRMEEEYREAVAKVYVPFDF; this is translated from the coding sequence ATGTACACACGGGAGCAGACCATCAGCCGCATGAACGCCCTGGGCCGTGCGGAATGTCCGTTCTTTTTTGTCATCTCCCATGATATGGGCCATAACCTGCTGTTTGAACCTTCGGAAACGGAAAGGGAGCGCATGGCGGCTTTTTCCCTGCCGCTGGGCGCCATGGGAAGTCAGGACAGCGAAGCGCCGCTTCCGGAACGGCTGCGGTTCATTCCGTCTCCCCAGCCCATGTCCCGGTATGCGGCATCCTTCGCTTCCGTCCGGAACCATCTGATGAGGGGGGATTCCTACCTGCTGAATTTATGCGTGTCCACCCCCGTGGAAACCAACCTGACGTTGCGCCATCTGTTCCGGTTTGCCCGCGCGCCTTACCGGATGCTGCTGGGGCCGGACGCGCGGATTTCCGGAGTGCACGGCCGCGGCTGCGTCTGCTTTTCTCCGGAACCGTTTGTCACGGTGCGCGGGTGCTCCATTTCCACGTTTCCCATGAAGGGAACGGCGCCGTCCGCTACGCAGGAAGCGCGCCGCTGGCTGGAAACGGATGAAAAGGAGAATAGGGAATCCGCCACCATTGTGGATCTGATGCGCAATGATCTTTCCATGGTGGCAACCGGCGTGAGGGTAAAACGCTACCGCTATATCAGCCCTGTAGAAACGTCCAAAGGTTCTATTCTTCAATGCAGTTCCGAAATTTCAGGGCTGTTGCCGGAAAACTGGCGTTCCCGCCTGGGGGAAATCCTTCTGAAGCTGCTTCCCGCCGGGAGCGTGACCGGCGCGCCCAAGGAAGCTACCTGCCGGGCCATCGCGGAAGCGGAGAATATGGAAAGGGGGTTTTATACCGGAATTTTCGGCTTTTTCAACGGGCGGGATTTGGATTCCGCCGTCTCCATCCGCTTCATGGAGGAGGATGAACGGGGAATGATATACAAGAGCGGTGGAGGAATTACCGTCATGAGCCGGATGGAAGAGGAATACCGGGAAGCTGTTGCCAAAGTTTATGTGCCGTTTGATTTTTGA
- a CDS encoding dihydrodipicolinate synthase family protein, whose translation MDTSLKLHGLVAAVHTPFKADGSLNPSSVDAQAKLLASQGIKLAFITGSTGESSSMQLEERKEIYSAWKEASAKHGVEVIAHTGSNSVWDARELAAFAQECGFVATSSLAPSYYKPGTVQRLVECCAFAASGAPDLPYYYYDIPVLTGVRFNPVEFIKLAKEQIPNFAGIKFTNPDLALYQTTLNYDETVDIPWGVDEWFTGALSVGAKGAVGSSFNFAPALYQKLMKAFAEGDVETARDCQWKSVQMINILASKGYMGCAKALMGWLGVDLGPARLPQGNPTADQLKELRSELEGIGFFQWALN comes from the coding sequence ATGGACACGTCATTGAAACTCCACGGCCTGGTGGCCGCCGTACATACTCCGTTCAAGGCGGATGGTTCTCTGAATCCTTCCAGCGTTGACGCCCAGGCCAAGCTGCTTGCCTCCCAGGGCATCAAGCTTGCTTTCATTACCGGCAGTACCGGTGAATCCTCCTCCATGCAACTTGAAGAACGCAAGGAAATCTATTCCGCCTGGAAGGAAGCCTCCGCCAAGCATGGCGTGGAAGTTATCGCCCATACCGGTTCCAACAGCGTCTGGGACGCCCGGGAACTGGCCGCTTTTGCCCAGGAGTGCGGATTCGTGGCCACCAGTTCCCTTGCTCCCTCCTACTACAAGCCCGGCACTGTCCAGCGCCTGGTGGAATGCTGCGCTTTCGCCGCCTCCGGTGCACCCGACCTGCCCTATTATTACTATGATATCCCCGTGCTGACGGGCGTACGCTTCAACCCGGTGGAATTCATCAAGCTGGCCAAGGAACAGATTCCGAATTTCGCAGGCATCAAATTCACCAATCCGGATCTGGCCCTGTACCAGACCACGCTGAATTACGACGAAACCGTGGACATCCCCTGGGGTGTGGACGAATGGTTTACGGGCGCTCTTTCCGTAGGGGCCAAGGGCGCCGTGGGGAGCTCCTTCAACTTTGCTCCGGCCCTGTACCAGAAACTCATGAAAGCCTTTGCGGAAGGCGACGTGGAAACGGCGCGCGACTGCCAGTGGAAGTCCGTGCAGATGATCAATATCCTGGCCTCCAAAGGGTATATGGGCTGCGCCAAGGCTCTGATGGGCTGGCTGGGCGTTGATCTTGGACCCGCCCGACTTCCGCAGGGCAACCCGACCGCTGATCAGCTGAAGGAACTCCGTTCCGAACTGGAAGGCATCGGCTTCTTCCAGTGGGCTTTAAACTGA
- the ybaK gene encoding Cys-tRNA(Pro) deacylase → MSKKKEAKTNAMRLLDALHIPYRHYSYECREFVDARHTAEALNLAEEKMYKTLVTEGAPRQYYVFVIPIGAELSLKKAARTVGEKALSMLPVKDITAVTGYVRGGCTALGMKRKYPAVIDASAEALPEMVVSGGRLGCQIELNPVDLCRAAEGIFADVADIPVS, encoded by the coding sequence ATGTCCAAAAAGAAGGAGGCAAAGACAAATGCCATGCGCCTGCTGGATGCGCTGCATATCCCGTACAGGCATTATTCCTATGAATGCCGCGAGTTTGTGGATGCGCGGCATACAGCGGAAGCACTGAATCTGGCGGAGGAGAAGATGTACAAGACGCTGGTAACGGAGGGTGCTCCACGGCAGTATTACGTGTTCGTGATCCCCATAGGCGCGGAGCTTTCCTTGAAAAAGGCTGCCCGAACCGTGGGAGAGAAGGCTCTTTCCATGCTTCCGGTGAAGGATATTACTGCCGTGACGGGGTATGTGCGCGGCGGCTGCACGGCTTTGGGGATGAAAAGGAAATACCCTGCTGTAATTGATGCCAGCGCGGAGGCCCTGCCGGAAATGGTGGTGAGCGGCGGACGCCTGGGGTGCCAGATTGAGTTGAATCCTGTGGATTTATGCCGCGCGGCGGAGGGTATTTTTGCGGATGTGGCGGATATTCCCGTTTCATGA
- a CDS encoding NAD(P)-dependent oxidoreductase gives MHHVSILGLGLIGSRIARHMAGMGDTVTVWNRTPREDFPEAVPTPADAARASKIIQLYLKDRNACLEVFEQMREALTPEHIILNHSTIDLATVGKLSLMSSSIGCTYVDCPFTGSRLPAEKGELVYYVGTDSTTLDRIRPVLEHSSRDILHLGGIGAGTVVKLVTNMVSATMVQSLSEALAISQAYGISPEMLGQAISRNVIASPLAALKLPLMAKRDFSTHFSLDNMRKDSIYAQELAAEKGIHPPVASLVSSIMGKLCREGHAEEDFSCLAEQFD, from the coding sequence ATGCATCACGTTTCCATTTTAGGACTGGGCCTCATTGGCTCACGGATTGCACGCCATATGGCCGGGATGGGCGACACGGTCACCGTCTGGAACAGAACTCCGCGGGAGGATTTTCCAGAAGCGGTTCCTACCCCGGCGGATGCGGCCCGCGCTTCCAAAATTATTCAGCTCTACCTGAAAGACAGGAATGCCTGTCTGGAAGTGTTTGAACAAATGAGGGAGGCCCTGACACCGGAGCATATCATTCTGAACCACTCGACTATTGACCTGGCGACTGTCGGAAAACTCTCCCTGATGAGTTCCTCCATCGGCTGCACGTATGTGGATTGCCCGTTCACCGGCTCCCGTTTGCCCGCAGAAAAAGGGGAACTGGTTTACTACGTTGGAACGGATTCCACCACTCTGGACCGCATACGCCCCGTGCTGGAGCACAGTTCCCGGGACATCCTGCATCTGGGAGGCATTGGAGCCGGCACCGTCGTCAAACTGGTCACCAACATGGTCTCCGCCACCATGGTGCAGAGTTTGAGCGAAGCCCTGGCCATCTCCCAGGCGTACGGCATTTCCCCGGAAATGCTGGGCCAGGCCATTTCCCGGAACGTCATCGCCTCCCCTCTGGCCGCATTGAAGCTGCCCCTGATGGCAAAGCGCGACTTTTCCACTCATTTCTCCCTGGACAACATGAGGAAAGATAGTATTTACGCTCAGGAACTTGCCGCAGAAAAAGGAATCCACCCTCCTGTTGCCTCCCTGGTTTCCTCCATCATGGGTAAGCTGTGCCGGGAAGGTCATGCGGAAGAGGATTTCAGCTGTCTGGCGGAACAATTCGACTAA